TACCTTTAAGATTTGTCAGTGAGGCATTTGGCTGTCAAGTTGAATGGAATAATGATACCCAGATTATAAATATTAATAAGATTTCACCTTTGCATATTAATGTGTCATCTGCCTTATACGATAGCAAAGAAGGTCAGTTTTCTATCAAATACCCATTAGGGTGGACTATAAAAGAACAAAATCAAGGCAATACTGGCTCCGGCGTTCTAATGACACCAGTAGATAAAAAGCTTGCAGGGATTCTTGCTTTTTCTATTCCAATAGATAAACAATATACTATAGATGATGCCCTCGTGCTCTATACATCAAGTTTTTCAGAGGATTTTATAGAGATATCCCGTAGTAAAGTTAATATCAACACTGGTGAAGCATGGCTTATATTGAACAATCAGAACGAAAAAGTATCTTCTAATGCCTATGTGATAGTCTCTGTCGATAATTATCGTTATTATCAAGTAATTGCTTGGGGGGAGACACCCGACTGGCCAGCAATTGAAAATTCTTATAGGGAGATAGTGTGTAGTATTTCTCCTGCTAAAAATGAAAGTAAAATACCGCCATCTAATATAAGCTCTGAACTATCAAAAGAATTTGGCAGCATTGGCGGCCTAAGCAGTTATAAAATAAGTGATTTTACAATTAGCGACACAATTTTTGTAAGCTTTGAAATGAATGATTATGATGCAGATAAAAGGTGGCATGAGTTACCAGAATCAACACGTAGGTCATTTTTACAGTCTGTCCTAAACCGCTTACGTGGTTGGTTTCCTAATAAGGATATTTCTGTAACAGTTAAATTAACATTTGATTACCACACTTGGAACCCGGATCTAGATGACCATATTGTAAGTTTTGATGTTAAGAGAGGATGGTATGTTTCAAATACCTATTATAGTGGCAGTGCATATTATTTTAAAAGTTTAAATACGACTTCCATAAATCCAGATAAGTAATTAATATCATTTATATAATTAAAGCCATGCCCCTTCAAACACATGTTGCAAGGAAACACCATTTTTCAACCAGGGCTAAGTCCTCGGGAGCCAATCTTTTAAGGGCTCCGTATGTTGCCGCTTTTTCAGCTTCTTTCAGCGCGCTCCTGGCTAAGAGCCGATCCCGCAAATCAGTGAACCACTCCGGCTCAGTCATGGGGTTCCCGGTAGTAGGAGAACCCAGACGGCAAAGATGAGCCCTTAGAGGGGCCATGTTTGCATTGAGAAAAACAATCTGTACCTGCAGGTCTTTATGCCGGTTCAACGGAGGGATAGGCATAAAGTTTGCCTTCTACGCGCCGGCGCCAATCAGGTTTTTTTGGGCAAGGTAATCACCGCCCGTTTTTAAATGCTTTTGCCGAACCTAACGCGACAACAGGGCCACCCTCCGTAACAACCACCATGTTGGTATCCCCGCCAACAGCATTGCCTATTCCAAAGATTTCCCTGAAAAATCCCCCCGCCTCAATGTTTAGAACTACAAATTTATAGATCTCTTCTAAGGTAAGATCTTCCCACTGGGGTACGATATCCTTTAATAGCTTATTTGGTATCTCAGTGTTGCCGGCGCGTACCATTGCAGGCTGAAAAGTATCCGTATCGGGCTGATACCCATAATGGCTTCTTATGTTTCCGTTTTCATCGTTGGTATAGATTAACATCACGGGGAGTATTTGCCCATTAACATAAGGGACCTTTTCATACCCGCCAATAACAAAAGCAAAATCCACTGGGTATTCAGTCAGGCCAGTATTTATTTCCTCAGCAATTTGAAAAATGTTCTTACCTTCAATACTAATGTTCCGGAAAACATCAGAACTTTTCCACACCACCGTTCCGTCTTTCTTTTTCAAGCTACCGACACCGGTGTGACCTATCACATATTTGCCACCCAGTATATTAATTTTGGGACAATCGTCACTGAATGTCTTGTAAAATCCTGTGCCGCCATCTGTGCCGTTTGTAACCCGGCGTGAGTCCGACCCCATGACAATTCCTTTACGCGAGACCACACTCATTATTAGGGACATTTTGAGACCCCCTTTATTACTTCCCCGGGTATCACAGTTATACTTTCAAACGAAGCGGCCCATTCTAATACGTCTTTTGCCGTCTCTTTGTACTTATCAACGGACGCATCTTCGTTTCCTCCGGGAACGTGAGTTAATAAATCCTGTGGTAGTAATGTAAGCCCCTGACCCTGTAGTTTTGTCAGATTAGACGCAGCGTCAGCAATTATCTTTTCTTGTTCTGCCATCTGGCGATCTGTTTCCTGTTGTCTTGTCTGGTTGAATTGTTCCTGCTGCTCAGCTGCCCGCTGCCGGCTGAACTCCGCTGTTTGCCTGTAGTTTTCGGCAAACCCAGTTAACCCAATACTCTCAGCTCCAGCAGCTAAAGATTCGTACATTGATGCCTCACGATTATAAGCGGTACTTCCCCAGTCAAAGAAGGTTTTTTCGGCAGCGAGTAAACCTCTTAACGCTGCGCCCTCTTCTTTTAGCGCCTGAATTCTTTGTAATGCCCCGTCAATCGTGGCCTGTGTCTGGGAGTTCTGTGCCTTAATAGTGTTTTGAACGGCGATCCGCTCGGCTTCTGATTTGCTGGATATGGCGCTCTTTTCATCATCGATAGCCTGTTCAGTGAACCCGGCAGCCTTTAACCTTTCTAGCGCCGCCTCTCCTATGGCAATACCCAAGCCTTCTTCTATTGCTGTCAAATCTTTCTTAACCTGGGCAGACTGCTCTTCGCTCATGGTTCCGCTTTCAATCTGACTTTGAAGAGCCTGGTGATACCCGGCCATTTTGGTAAGGTAATCCTGTTCCTGCTGATACTGTTGAATTTTTTGCTGTCCTATGGTGATATTGTCCTCAGCTGCCTGGCTTAAGCTTAGTTGCGCTTTCCTTGCTTCACCGGATTTATAAACAAACAGTGCAATAGCCCCTGCTATTAGAGTAAGGCCACCGGTAGCCAGAGCTGATGTTGTTGCCAGCCTACTCATGGCCGCGGAACTTATATTGGTAGCTGTGGCCAGGGATATTTCCCCGGTTGCCGCAAGCCCGGCTGAAGCGGCTATAGCTGCATTGGTTCCTGAAAGAGCAGCCATAATCGGTGTTACCCTTGAATATACACCCATAATCATCTTGCCGGCCAACAGGAGAGATCCCAGACCTAAACCAGCGTTTATTGCCCCGGAACTAACCTTATTTAAACCCAAAATGGTTTGTTCAAGAACATCTATCATACTCTTTAAAGTGGTCCTAAGCCCCGTATCACCGGCGCCGGAAAAAGTCTCGATAAATACGGCATGGAGGGATTTGGCTTTTCGTTCAATTGTGTCAAGCTGCTGGGCAGCCATCTGCATAGTCATTCCCTGAGAATTAATGCTCCTGGCAACGTTTTTTGTGATTTCATCAAAGCTGCCAAGAGTGGCGGCAAGTTTACTATACTGAAACTTTCCAGATGAAGCAGCCAAGACCGCCTCGTTTAGTTCCTCCTGGCTTATTTTGGTATCCTTTGTCGCCAAAGCTAAATCGAGAATGATATCATAGGCACTCCGGAGTTCCCCGTTAGCATCCCGCATTTTTACGCCAATGGCTTCAATGGATTCTTCTATTGCCTTAGTGGGAGCGGATAGTTGAACAAAGACTGTCCGAAGCATACGGCCAAGGTTGCCGCCCTGCCCCTGAAGACCCGTTGCCCGAACCGCTGAGGCCCCGACCCCTAAAAGTTGATCCATGTCAACCTTTGCATTTTTTGCGGCTCCGGATGCTTGCTGTAAGATTTGTATAAGGTCCGATGCCTGAGCCATTGATTCGTGAGATAAGCGGGTAAGGCTGTCCATTAGTTTACCTGAAAAGGCCAGGACTTCATTTGTGGATTTGAGTTCTTTACCGTAAACGCTTAATGCGGCCTCATTACCTTTTACAGCATCCTCAAGCTTAACAGAGTCAATGACATTGAGTAGAATAGCATCATTTGTAAGGCCCATTACAGTTTCTAGATCCTTGTACATTCGGCCAAAAGACCTGGCGCTATTCATAGTGTCATCTAAATCGGCGCCGTATTTAATCGTAAGGTCAAGGGCTTTTTGTGTCGCCGCATTATAGGCAGTTTGGTCATGGGCGATCTCGGGGAGGACTGTCTGGAGCCCCTTCATTCCACGCTCGACGTCAATTAAACCTTTTTTCATAGTTTCCAAAACACCAAAGATCATAGCGCCTGTTAACAGCCAGTTCGCATGGTGAAACAAGACGTTGGGGTTAAAGACACGAGACAGCACACTGTACTGGTTTGACAGGTCTTTGACCGTTCGGACATGTTCCCTTGACACCTGGTTGACCGTCCTGGTCGCTTTTTCAATCTCTTTGGTATTGTTCCCGACAATAGATAAAGCACGGCCGTACTGATCATAAATAACCCTGTCGCCTAAAAGCTGCGTGGCCATGCTGGTATTGGAGACACGCGCTAAATCGGCGGCGGTTACCCTGAGCATTTTCAACTGTTTGTCCAGCATAGCGGTTTCACTAGCAAGCTGGCGAGTAGAAAGCAGTGCTTGACTGTAGTCAACCCCAATTCTCGAAATGATTTGAAGCATTGCATTGTCTGGCATTTTTAATCATCTCCAATCAAAAGGAATTTTTACTAAAACATTGAAATAATAACCAAAAGGAGGTTTTTACTATGTCTTCAGCCCTGCGAATAATCGGAATTATTGTGATTATTGGTGGATTTATATGTGGGCTATGTATTATTTCTGAGATTGAGCAGCTATTAGTCGGCATCATATGTGTTTTTTCTGGTGTAATAATCGGTGTAATGCTTTTAGCAGGAGCGGTTATTATTGATCTTCTTGACAGGATCGTAGTAAATCAGGAAAACATATTGCCGGAAAACGAATCAATAAAACCCGTTCAAGACAGCGTAGAAGGCTAAATTTACACCGATTGACGCTTTAGTTAACCGCTGGTTATTTATAGTTGAAGTAATCCCTTGCAATGTTGTCTCGGTTTTTATTATTCCGCAGTGCCCCAATAATTTTTAAGTACGCATCGTCCAAGGGATTAAGCATATCGACGCCCAAGATTTTTAAAGCAGCCTCGGTTTCAACAAGGCTGGCCAAGAGACAGTTTACTTCTATCAACCTACTGCATATATCCTCTGTTACCTTACTGGCAAGCGCCATAAGAAAACCGGTTGCCGCCTCAAGTTCACCCTCGTGCTCAGGCGGGATTTCCTGCCGCTGGACCTCTTGATTTGTAAGACAGGCAGCTGCAAGTGCATCGTTTAACCCTTGAACAGTTTTACGAATTTCATCCAGATACATGAAACCACTTCCTTTCAGGGATATATAGACCCGGGACGAATCCCGATGGCGGGCCAATTAAAACTTCTACAGCCACCTGTGACACCCGCGCCTTTTGCGTAGAAGACGGAATTATTACTTCAGGAACCGGACTAATCCTACCTGCCATACTATCTCACCTCAATTTTTTAGAAAATCACTTCTAACAGGTTAATCACTCCCTCCGGTGCTAAGCTCCACGGCGCCAGATCCGTCCTTCCAGGCGATTTTGAGTGAAAGTGGCGCATTACCACGGGGAGCGGATCCGCTTAAAACCTGCCGTTTATCAATACAAATGCCGGCTGCGACAACCAGGTCACGAACGCTCGTATCTTTCAGATTCCTATTTTTGATTTCCCGAAGAAACGTATCAGCAGCTTCCTCGAATTGCTTCGCCAGGGCAACATCGGCCGTTAATTTGTTCTCGCCGAAAGCTTCTCTAATGATAAAACCTACGGTTTCCCTGTTAAGGTTAAATTTTTTAGCGGTTTTCGTAATGTTTTTGGTCACTAGAAAATCTTCGATAATCTGATCCCTTGTTTCGTCCGGAATTTTGTTGTGACCGCCCCGGCCGGTGTTGGGCATAGGGCTTAAAACCTCAGTATCGCTTTCCCCGGGGGGTATGACTTCGAGATCGCAATACCGAATATTATTTTTTTCGGTATTGTCTGGTTGGGGGGGTTCGGTTTCGGTAAGTATAAGCTGGGTAGATGGATTTTTGTTATTTGTCATAATATGGGCAATGCTCCTTTCTTGGTGTGGGGAAGGGGGGAGAAATCAGTTCACCCCGACACCCACTAAAGATAAAAAGACATACTATTTTTTAAATGTGTTATACTATTTACTATTATTTAATTAATTAGTGTGCTACAATGTTTAAGGGGCGGTTGCGGTCATACATTTCGCATAGGGCATCCATTATCTCAGGAGGGAAAGTTTGAGGATCCCGCTGAAGTTGGTTTATGATATAGCGCTCAAAACTGCCGGATGCTCTTTTTCTGTTTTTCGCCCGGCAGAACCAGGCCCAGAGGATCCAAATCGACGCATGAACTTTAACCGGCAAAGTTGCCCTTGAATAAACAAGGTTCCAGCTTTGTCGTTTAACCCGCTCCTGCTGCTGAAATGTAGCCAAGTATCCAGGATGTTTTAACTTTAACTTTTCCACCCGCCGGCACCGGTCCATGTGTTCAAGACGGTCACCGGCCAGGTCAGGACAAAAGCTGAAGCCGCACCTTTCACAAAATTTGATTTTCATTTTTACATAAACCTCATAATATTTTTTGTTTTAGCCGCCTCCCGGACCCGCTCCCCTGGGGCGGCATTTTTCTTTATATAAATATCCCACTATGGTTGATATAAGGAGTCAACTCAGCGGGATAAGCCATGTTCAATATAGGGTGAGTTAAATACCCTGATAGTGTTTTTAACCACCGCACAACACTTGAAAAATAGCAATATTCTATTGAAGCAATCTGAGACTGTACTGTTCCCTTCCCCTGAAGCCATATTCTCTTAGCTCTACTCGCCATGTTAGACCATTCCATTATAGGCCGACTTTCAGGCTCACCGTGAACGGTGCGAAGAAGAAGGTTTGTCCCGGTAGTCACTTTTTCACAAGTCGAAAGAGTCGATCCGGTATGTATGGGCAAAATCTTGTTAACATGACTGCTGTTTCCCTGTGGTTTAATATTTATTTTGCTTAAAATATTACCCATACTTGGTTCCATTAAGGAGATTACCCCCCTTGTAGTTGACTACGTAGTCACTTGCATGACTACGCCTCACCCTTACTCCCATAAGGACTAAGGGGATTTGTAGTCACGTAGTCACTTTTTCTCAACATACTTTATAAAAGAAAGAAAAAATAAATTCAAGTTTAGGTTTTTTTATCTCTTAATATATATTTGTTTTTTAATGACTACTGACTACAATATAAGGTTAAACCTTGGGAGAGTAAGGACAAAGGCGTAGTCAGTTTGTAGTCAGCGTAGTCGATTTAATGACTACAGCCCTTTTTCAAGTACCCCCCACTTGAAACAATGCAAACGGCGTGGGCCACCATTCATTCTTACGCTTTTTATCTCAAGCGCCTTTTTATCAATCAACTCATTGAAAACAGCGTCTGGATTAAAGCTATGCCGCTTAAGTTCCTCCCGTAAAAGAGATCCGAATACCCCAACCCCAATACCATCTTCCCATTTCCCAAAAACTCTTCCAATAACATTTGCGCCTTCTTCAAAACTACTCCGGTTTGAGAAAATGAAATCGCGAATAACATCGAACCCAGCGATCCCCGTGCTTCGATTACTGTTTTTTAGAACTAACTCACAAAATGGTTCTTCAAAAAGTACAGGCAAGCCACTTTCCCCGAAATCCAAATCCCACCCAAAACCAAACAAATCATTAATCAAAGTTGCCACCAAAACTATCGCCGCGAAATACTTTGCTTTCCTCTCGGCAACTTCTACACCCTCACAATGAGGCATTAACGAGACCCAAATATCTTTAAATTTTTTTCTTAATTTCGGCCATTCGTTCCGATTATCTATTAACCACCTAACAAACCTTGGTGCCCCATGACCATAATTCTGGAGTGCGGATTCAACAGCAACTTGAACACTCTCCCCGCAGCTGCCACCCCATGGATTTCTGACTGTTAGAACTCGTGCCCGGGCACCGGTCCACGTTGACACGTCTTCCAATGCTGCTTCACCCGTAGTTATCGCCACTAAATTCCACTTTTTAACAAACTGGTTGCCTCCGGTTTTTGAGCCTCGGGTTTTACCCGTTCCATTTGCAATTAGATAAACCAAATTTTTTAATACCCTTTCATCAAGTACCGAATGAGTATCATCTAAAAAAAGAAAGCAGTCATTTAATGAGTAACACAGGTTTTCAATTCCATATGGTGTTGCGTTAAATAATTTCAAAAGTGAGGCGGGTTTTATTTTGCCACAATACCCCAGGGAACTCCCTGCAATTATACCCGCTGATGTCTTTCCAGTGCTGGAGCGATCCGCTATATCAACAATGAATGAATCCATATCTATGATTTTCAAAATGAACCCAACATAAGCAGCGGCTACTATGATCATTAATTTTGCTCTCCCCATAGTAGCAAACCTGATGTTATTAACGTAGGCATCATAAGTTCCCCTCGGTTGGAGTGCCTTTAAAGTCAAATTTGTATCGATATCGTTGCTATGAAAACAAACCGAGACCGCCTTTTCACTACTGTAAATTGAATCACCTAAAATAAAAGAACCACCATGCCACCCAAAGCGTTCGGATGTATGGCTAACCCCAAGCCTGTCCTTATTGATTGCCTCAAAATCCCCCAAAAAGGAAACCAGCT
The sequence above is drawn from the Dehalobacter sp. genome and encodes:
- a CDS encoding copper amine oxidase N-terminal domain-containing protein — protein: MGRKYLVILLLTLFFVLSLKMSAQASPQVILDGKTLIFDVPPTIEDGRTLVPLRAIFEALGAIVKWDETTKTVTATKDDTETKLVIGGQVSKNGVPVNLDVPAKIIDGRTMVPLRFVSEAFGCQVEWNNDTQIININKISPLHINVSSALYDSKEGQFSIKYPLGWTIKEQNQGNTGSGVLMTPVDKKLAGILAFSIPIDKQYTIDDALVLYTSSFSEDFIEISRSKVNINTGEAWLILNNQNEKVSSNAYVIVSVDNYRYYQVIAWGETPDWPAIENSYREIVCSISPAKNESKIPPSNISSELSKEFGSIGGLSSYKISDFTISDTIFVSFEMNDYDADKRWHELPESTRRSFLQSVLNRLRGWFPNKDISVTVKLTFDYHTWNPDLDDHIVSFDVKRGWYVSNTYYSGSAYYFKSLNTTSINPDK
- a CDS encoding phage tail tape measure protein, whose amino-acid sequence is MPDNAMLQIISRIGVDYSQALLSTRQLASETAMLDKQLKMLRVTAADLARVSNTSMATQLLGDRVIYDQYGRALSIVGNNTKEIEKATRTVNQVSREHVRTVKDLSNQYSVLSRVFNPNVLFHHANWLLTGAMIFGVLETMKKGLIDVERGMKGLQTVLPEIAHDQTAYNAATQKALDLTIKYGADLDDTMNSARSFGRMYKDLETVMGLTNDAILLNVIDSVKLEDAVKGNEAALSVYGKELKSTNEVLAFSGKLMDSLTRLSHESMAQASDLIQILQQASGAAKNAKVDMDQLLGVGASAVRATGLQGQGGNLGRMLRTVFVQLSAPTKAIEESIEAIGVKMRDANGELRSAYDIILDLALATKDTKISQEELNEAVLAASSGKFQYSKLAATLGSFDEITKNVARSINSQGMTMQMAAQQLDTIERKAKSLHAVFIETFSGAGDTGLRTTLKSMIDVLEQTILGLNKVSSGAINAGLGLGSLLLAGKMIMGVYSRVTPIMAALSGTNAAIAASAGLAATGEISLATATNISSAAMSRLATTSALATGGLTLIAGAIALFVYKSGEARKAQLSLSQAAEDNITIGQQKIQQYQQEQDYLTKMAGYHQALQSQIESGTMSEEQSAQVKKDLTAIEEGLGIAIGEAALERLKAAGFTEQAIDDEKSAISSKSEAERIAVQNTIKAQNSQTQATIDGALQRIQALKEEGAALRGLLAAEKTFFDWGSTAYNREASMYESLAAGAESIGLTGFAENYRQTAEFSRQRAAEQQEQFNQTRQQETDRQMAEQEKIIADAASNLTKLQGQGLTLLPQDLLTHVPGGNEDASVDKYKETAKDVLEWAASFESITVIPGEVIKGVSKCP
- a CDS encoding DUF927 domain-containing protein — translated: MSEKMGVDDWLYHFQETGVDNPSTALLDLIKTNQRPFMATEEATKILDLALGDIKREPGQAKQILLSDQVLLALSIVSEVEYQRFINDVEAVGVRGFKTDLKKAVTETKKENTLPVETSDRTVGDCFSDDSSMPVEVAGLIIPPGWSLNRDGLFHLEKNIITGRMETIQDCFCPILINRRLVDINGGPEKIEFGFWRDGILHKIVDLRITFADPKRFIGLSNMGLPITIHKAGKLVSFLGDFEAINKDRLGVSHTSERFGWHGGSFILGDSIYSSEKAVSVCFHSNDIDTNLTLKALQPRGTYDAYVNNIRFATMGRAKLMIIVAAAYVGFILKIIDMDSFIVDIADRSSTGKTSAGIIAGSSLGYCGKIKPASLLKLFNATPYGIENLCYSLNDCFLFLDDTHSVLDERVLKNLVYLIANGTGKTRGSKTGGNQFVKKWNLVAITTGEAALEDVSTWTGARARVLTVRNPWGGSCGESVQVAVESALQNYGHGAPRFVRWLIDNRNEWPKLRKKFKDIWVSLMPHCEGVEVAERKAKYFAAIVLVATLINDLFGFGWDLDFGESGLPVLFEEPFCELVLKNSNRSTGIAGFDVIRDFIFSNRSSFEEGANVIGRVFGKWEDGIGVGVFGSLLREELKRHSFNPDAVFNELIDKKALEIKSVRMNGGPRRLHCFKWGVLEKGL